The following proteins come from a genomic window of Cardiocondyla obscurior isolate alpha-2009 unplaced genomic scaffold, Cobs3.1 scaffold43_0_327834, whole genome shotgun sequence:
- the LOC139112711 gene encoding uncharacterized protein: MAYPDRVESRNLRSIKKSRARRNRKIRELRELVQSFFVQFLFAAAPREVTPEPPKLRTERLWSPLPSVPPNSPISHEDLETEENTPGRTPSPSRPRSTSPPQPEPELFRPTTPSYTPDVSLNSSGPSPGVAPQACSSPVRSPTPYPGEPEEVDSFAEDETISWHEPDSP, from the exons ATGGCCTATCCGGACAGAG tggaatcaagaaaTCTTCGATCCATCAAGAAAAGCCGTGCCCGAAGAAATCGCAAAATACGCGAGTTGCGAGAACTGGTTCAAAGTTTCTTTGTCCAgttcttattcgcggcagcgccaaGGGAGGTCACACCGGAACCTCCGAAACTCAGAACAGAGCGTTTATGGTCTCCTCTGCCTTCCGTGCCTCCCAATTCGCCGATTAGCCACGAAGATTTAGAAACGGAAGAGAATACTCCGGGGCGAacaccatcgccgtcgcgtccgaGATCGACCTCGCCCCCTcaacctgagccggagctgttccgccccACTACTCCCTCCTATACTCCGGACGTTTCTTTGAACTCGTCCGGACCTTCTCCTGGAGTTGCTCCTCAGGCATGCTCTTCTCCCGTCCGGTCACCGACTCCTTAccctggggaacccgaggaggtcgactcttTTGCTGAAGATGAGACCATCTCTTGgcatgagcctgacagcccgtaa